One region of Parerythrobacter jejuensis genomic DNA includes:
- a CDS encoding autotransporter assembly complex protein TamA: protein MAQDPADTARLDDLIPDEAVADSEAWAADGVPPEEPTPIDTTGAPVPPVDLRPDSPLAEMPELSIEWPERLELPSIEPLEADDDVRFAGIDQELGPLLPDARTVALTDQLVLAFPNGDNVFPLQDVFVERFNALSTIEAYEDGDSNVAQLAARARADEELLANLLRVYGYYDGQVIRTVGPASAESADERPQVRFDIVPGPRYNFGAIDLGQLDQAPDFASLRNAFEIRSGDPMSSDQIVEEQIDLDVALGETGYPFAKIDAPELLIDHDRGEGDLTLKVTPGGKYVLGQVNSNLPRFLSDKHLLNISRFDPGYTFKRSIVSDLRRAVTATGLVSSVTVTPREVQAPIAGEPGIVDLDVEMAKAPLRTIAGAVGYGSEEGFRIQGSWEHRNLFPPEGSLRIRGIIGTQEQLAGITFRKNNFGGRDKILTVDAYASDVETDAFDAKTVALRGAYERVSNLLFQKPFSWQIGAEVLATDERNRVIGGIERPRQTYFIGSAFGRAAIDSTDSLLDPTEGFRVAGFVAPEISQTSGERFFYVRSQADASIYKSVGERVVLAGRLRGATVAGAPTFAIAPSRRLYAGGGGSVRGYGFQTIGPKNDLGEPTGGRSLVEASVEARIQTGFLDGAVSVVPFFDAASVSIESTPDFRFIKYAAGVGVRYKTGFGPIRVDVGVPLNPDPDDSPVAVYVSLGQAF from the coding sequence TTGGCCCAGGACCCGGCCGATACGGCCCGTCTTGATGATTTGATTCCGGACGAGGCGGTTGCCGACAGCGAAGCGTGGGCGGCAGATGGCGTGCCACCCGAAGAGCCGACACCGATCGATACAACTGGCGCACCCGTGCCACCGGTAGATCTGCGACCGGATAGCCCGCTGGCCGAGATGCCAGAGCTTTCGATCGAATGGCCCGAACGGCTGGAGTTGCCCTCAATCGAGCCGCTAGAGGCCGATGATGATGTCCGTTTTGCAGGTATTGATCAGGAATTGGGGCCGTTGCTGCCCGATGCGCGTACCGTCGCGCTGACAGACCAGTTGGTTCTGGCATTCCCCAACGGGGACAACGTCTTTCCGCTGCAGGATGTGTTTGTCGAGCGGTTCAATGCGCTCTCGACAATCGAAGCCTATGAAGATGGCGACAGCAACGTTGCGCAACTGGCGGCGCGTGCCCGTGCGGACGAGGAACTGCTGGCCAATCTGCTCCGGGTCTATGGCTATTATGACGGGCAGGTGATCCGGACAGTCGGACCGGCGTCGGCTGAATCTGCGGACGAACGGCCGCAGGTGCGTTTCGATATTGTCCCGGGGCCGCGCTACAACTTCGGGGCGATTGATCTCGGCCAGCTTGATCAGGCACCGGATTTCGCAAGCCTGCGCAATGCGTTTGAAATCCGGTCCGGCGATCCGATGTCGAGTGACCAGATCGTTGAGGAGCAGATTGATCTAGATGTTGCTCTCGGGGAAACGGGATATCCGTTCGCGAAAATCGATGCGCCCGAGCTCTTGATCGATCATGATCGAGGGGAAGGCGATCTGACCCTGAAGGTCACGCCCGGCGGCAAATATGTCCTGGGCCAGGTCAATTCCAATCTTCCTCGGTTCCTGTCCGACAAGCATTTGCTGAACATTTCCAGATTTGATCCGGGATACACTTTTAAGCGGAGCATAGTTTCCGATTTGCGCCGGGCGGTTACCGCCACCGGGCTCGTCTCCAGCGTCACAGTGACCCCGCGCGAGGTGCAGGCGCCCATCGCGGGCGAGCCGGGAATTGTCGACCTCGACGTTGAAATGGCGAAGGCGCCATTGCGGACGATAGCGGGCGCTGTTGGCTACGGTTCCGAAGAGGGTTTCCGAATTCAGGGAAGCTGGGAACACCGGAACCTGTTCCCGCCCGAAGGCTCGCTGCGGATACGCGGCATTATTGGCACTCAGGAACAGCTTGCCGGGATCACGTTCCGCAAGAACAACTTTGGCGGACGGGATAAGATCCTGACAGTTGACGCCTATGCCTCTGATGTCGAAACAGACGCCTTCGACGCCAAGACGGTCGCCTTGCGCGGTGCCTATGAACGGGTTTCCAACCTGTTGTTCCAAAAACCCTTTAGTTGGCAGATTGGTGCTGAAGTCCTCGCCACCGATGAACGGAACAGGGTGATCGGCGGAATTGAGAGACCTCGCCAGACGTACTTCATCGGTTCAGCATTCGGACGCGCAGCGATCGATTCAACCGATTCCCTGCTGGACCCGACCGAAGGCTTCCGGGTGGCTGGCTTCGTTGCGCCGGAAATCTCGCAAACGTCGGGCGAGCGGTTCTTCTATGTGCGCAGCCAGGCCGATGCGAGCATTTACAAATCGGTGGGCGAGCGCGTTGTCCTGGCCGGGCGACTGCGCGGTGCGACTGTGGCGGGCGCTCCTACCTTTGCGATTGCCCCTTCGCGCAGGCTTTATGCTGGCGGCGGCGGGTCGGTGCGCGGTTACGGATTCCAGACCATCGGACCCAAGAATGATCTTGGGGAGCCGACCGGCGGACGCTCGCTGGTCGAAGCATCCGTCGAAGCTCGCATCCAGACCGGATTTCTTGATGGCGCGGTTTCGGTCGTGCCGTTCTTCGATGCAGCGTCTGTGTCCATCGAATCCACCCCCGACTTCCGCTTTATCAAATACGCGGCAGGGGTCGGTGTGCGCTACAAAACCGGGTTCGGACCGATCCGTGTTGATGTGGGCGTGCCGCTCAATCCCGATCCCGATGATAGCCCGGTCGCAGTTTACGTGTCGTTGGGGCAGGCTTTCTGA
- a CDS encoding arginyltransferase, which translates to MTAPVRFPRFFVTSPAPCPYLPGKTERKVFTELKGPHADQLNEALGRIGFRRSQTVAYRPSCVDCQACVSVRVVAGEFAPSGTQRKNLRRNSDLVTTECRPWATSEQFELLRSYLDKRHPDGGMAAMDEMDYADMVEHTPVSSYVIEYREPTENGEPGKLVGACLTDRQGDGLSMIYSFYDPEHKERSGLGNYIILDHIRRAAEEGLPYVYLGYWVEGSGRMEYKIRYRPIDRLGPAGWSRMSNETQDKLIRAAHAKRDEGAAAKFPQAKHCTTAG; encoded by the coding sequence GTGACGGCCCCCGTTCGCTTCCCCCGCTTTTTTGTGACGAGCCCTGCGCCGTGCCCCTATCTGCCGGGCAAGACGGAGCGTAAGGTCTTCACCGAGCTCAAAGGTCCACATGCGGATCAGCTCAATGAGGCGCTTGGCCGGATCGGATTCCGGCGCAGTCAGACAGTTGCCTACCGGCCGAGCTGTGTCGATTGCCAGGCCTGTGTTTCGGTCCGCGTGGTTGCGGGCGAATTCGCCCCTTCCGGGACCCAGCGCAAAAATCTTCGCCGCAACAGCGACCTTGTGACAACCGAGTGTCGCCCGTGGGCAACGTCTGAACAATTCGAATTGCTGCGCAGCTATCTCGACAAGCGCCACCCTGACGGGGGAATGGCTGCAATGGACGAGATGGATTATGCAGACATGGTGGAACATACGCCCGTCTCAAGCTATGTGATTGAATATAGAGAGCCCACCGAGAATGGAGAGCCCGGCAAATTGGTCGGGGCGTGTCTCACAGATCGGCAGGGCGACGGGTTGTCGATGATCTACAGCTTCTACGACCCTGAGCATAAAGAACGGTCGGGCCTTGGGAACTACATCATTCTGGACCATATCCGCCGCGCTGCGGAAGAAGGCCTGCCCTATGTCTATCTGGGATATTGGGTCGAGGGCTCGGGCCGGATGGAATACAAGATCCGGTATCGCCCGATCGATCGACTCGGCCCCGCGGGCTGGAGCCGGATGTCGAACGAGACTCAAGACAAGCTCATCCGCGCCGCGCATGCCAAGCGCGACGAAGGCGCTGCTGCCAAGTTCCCTCAGGCAAAGCACTGCACCACGGCGGGATAA
- a CDS encoding translocation/assembly module TamB domain-containing protein: protein MAEEAASERNGRKRKWGKRIGIVLGALLLVIVGTVALLNSPIGKRFIADQIASVAPASGLRIEVGRIEGDIFRDAILRDVILSDPEGRFLTIPEAEVDWQPLSWLTSGLDVRKLIARRGTLLRLPELLPGDPDAPILPSFDIRIDQLAIEDFTIAAGVIDDTAHTANLTAKADVTDGRAIVHTEGQLGTVDRFLVELEAEPDGDRFDLDLDYVANQGGVIAGLLGAKAGYEAKIRGGGTWQDWRGYLVIDRNERMVGGFRLTNKAGLYGIVGRADPSAILQGLPADVLGSQVDFAAFSTLEESVLDGAVRLRGASLRVRADGAVDLEANDLDAVDFALQLTNPDLFGESLLLEGTQLAGTADGDFRDLAVDHRLTISRLVSGETTVSGIAEEGTARYDGTRWALPFVADIGRVETGTALIDPRLVDGRLGGSIILSGDTVRAESLRIAFPDANAQLAFDGNLASGRYQLQGPVAINGLTFENVGRVNAGGDIDFVLAGDNPWTLSADVRGTVFDVTNATIANLAGPRITFGGGVSLGGAGPIDFRDVSLDSDKLKLQLDGAIADGRTTLAGNGSHTDYGTFTIEGALNESGPEAVLVFANPLPAAGLADVRVALSPTENGFAIATEGDSLLGRFDGDLGLVSPADGPTRIAVERFNLWKTGITGAITLGDTGVSGTLDLSGGGLNGTIGISPRRGGQYFNVELTARNASFGGDTPISLARANIDGSGLLVDGNSTLEASVFAQGVRYGTVFIGRMAANAELENGAGTVTASLAGRRGSRFALQVNADVAPERLALAARGNFAGKAIRMPRRAVLTKTASGAWNLAETQFSYGSGSALAQGQFGGGDARIRLALDDMPLSLVDIAVADLGLGGDISGIVDFSAPRGGLPTGEARVQVDNLTRSGVVLASRPVDLALVTKLTPSRLEARAVIDDADNQRGRLQGRITNLRQSGDLFTRLNAGDLFAQLRYSGPAQALWRLAAIDAFDFTGPVSLAADVTGTLANPRVLGSVGSDDLRVQSVLSGTDIRDVSARGTFAGSRLRLTRFAGTASNGGSVSGSGVVDLANLSATRGPELDLRIAAKNAQLLDALGIDATVTGPLRIVSNGIGGTIAGKLQIDRASWKLGIAADDVSLPTIATREINAPADVAPARIRGAPWRYLINATADSRVDVDGLGLDSEWEANIRLRGTTDDPRIGGAARVVRGFYSFAGTRFELVRGRIAFDERVPIDPQIDIIAESQQNGVDVNVSVQGSATQPEIAFSSTPALPEEEILARLLFGGSITDLSATDAVQLGAALASLRGGGGLDPINQLRSAIGLDRLRIVGADPALGRSAGVALGKNIGRSFYVELITDGRGYSATEVEFRVTSWLSLLAAVSTAGRESAVVEISRDY from the coding sequence ATGGCAGAGGAAGCGGCAAGCGAACGGAATGGGCGCAAACGCAAATGGGGCAAGCGGATAGGCATCGTGCTGGGTGCCTTGCTCCTGGTCATTGTCGGTACTGTAGCGCTGCTTAATTCGCCGATTGGCAAACGGTTCATTGCGGACCAGATCGCCAGTGTCGCGCCGGCATCCGGCCTCCGGATCGAGGTAGGCCGCATTGAAGGCGACATTTTTCGCGACGCAATCCTGCGCGACGTTATTCTCTCCGATCCCGAGGGGCGTTTCCTGACGATCCCGGAGGCCGAGGTGGATTGGCAGCCGCTGTCATGGCTGACGAGCGGTCTGGATGTCCGCAAGCTGATTGCGCGGCGGGGCACGTTGTTACGGCTGCCCGAACTTTTGCCGGGCGATCCGGATGCGCCGATACTGCCGAGTTTCGATATCAGGATCGATCAATTGGCGATCGAGGATTTCACCATCGCCGCAGGTGTTATCGATGATACAGCGCATACCGCGAACCTGACCGCAAAAGCGGATGTCACTGACGGGCGGGCGATCGTGCATACCGAGGGGCAGTTGGGTACCGTCGACCGCTTTCTGGTCGAATTGGAGGCAGAGCCGGATGGCGACCGGTTTGATCTGGATCTCGACTATGTCGCCAATCAGGGCGGAGTGATCGCCGGACTGCTGGGCGCGAAGGCCGGATATGAGGCAAAGATTCGCGGTGGCGGCACATGGCAGGATTGGCGCGGCTATCTGGTCATTGACCGTAACGAGCGGATGGTCGGTGGCTTCCGCCTGACCAACAAAGCGGGTCTCTACGGCATTGTCGGACGGGCCGATCCATCCGCGATCCTGCAGGGCCTGCCTGCTGATGTCTTGGGCTCTCAAGTCGATTTCGCGGCTTTCTCTACTCTGGAGGAAAGCGTGCTGGACGGTGCGGTTCGGCTTCGCGGGGCGAGCCTGAGGGTGCGCGCAGACGGGGCCGTCGACCTCGAGGCGAACGATCTCGATGCGGTCGACTTTGCGCTTCAATTGACCAATCCCGACCTGTTCGGGGAGAGCTTGCTACTGGAAGGGACCCAGCTTGCCGGGACTGCCGATGGAGATTTTCGTGATCTGGCCGTCGATCACCGTCTGACGATTTCGAGGTTGGTTTCAGGCGAAACCACGGTTTCCGGCATCGCGGAGGAAGGAACCGCGCGCTACGATGGTACGCGCTGGGCGCTTCCCTTCGTGGCCGATATCGGGCGGGTCGAGACAGGGACAGCCCTGATTGATCCACGCTTGGTGGATGGACGACTCGGCGGCAGTATCATCCTGTCGGGCGATACTGTGCGGGCAGAAAGCCTGCGGATCGCTTTTCCTGATGCCAATGCGCAACTCGCTTTCGACGGTAATCTGGCCAGTGGTCGCTACCAGCTTCAGGGCCCCGTTGCGATTAACGGTCTGACTTTCGAGAATGTAGGCCGCGTAAATGCGGGTGGCGACATTGATTTCGTCCTCGCGGGCGACAATCCCTGGACCCTCTCCGCCGATGTGCGCGGGACGGTTTTCGACGTCACCAACGCGACGATCGCCAATCTGGCGGGTCCACGCATCACTTTTGGTGGCGGTGTTTCACTGGGCGGAGCCGGTCCGATCGATTTTCGCGATGTTAGCCTCGATTCGGACAAGCTCAAATTGCAGCTCGATGGTGCCATCGCCGATGGGCGGACAACGCTGGCGGGGAATGGCAGCCATACCGATTACGGCACTTTTACAATCGAAGGCGCTTTGAACGAGAGCGGCCCAGAGGCGGTCCTGGTGTTTGCCAATCCGCTGCCAGCCGCCGGATTGGCCGATGTACGCGTGGCCCTCAGCCCGACCGAAAACGGGTTTGCCATCGCCACCGAGGGGGATTCACTGCTCGGCCGGTTTGATGGCGATCTTGGCCTTGTTTCTCCAGCCGACGGCCCAACCCGGATTGCGGTCGAACGGTTCAATCTCTGGAAGACTGGCATTACCGGTGCGATCACTTTGGGCGATACGGGTGTGAGCGGCACGCTGGATCTCTCCGGTGGCGGCTTGAATGGCACCATCGGTATCAGTCCACGCAGGGGCGGCCAGTATTTCAATGTCGAGCTCACCGCGCGCAATGCGAGTTTTGGCGGCGATACGCCGATTTCGCTGGCCCGCGCCAATATCGATGGTTCGGGCCTGCTGGTGGACGGCAACAGCACCCTTGAGGCGAGCGTCTTCGCGCAAGGGGTGCGCTATGGCACAGTCTTTATCGGGCGGATGGCGGCCAATGCAGAGCTGGAAAATGGTGCAGGCACGGTAACAGCCTCTCTTGCGGGCAGGCGCGGGAGCCGGTTTGCGCTGCAAGTGAATGCGGATGTGGCGCCAGAGCGCCTAGCACTTGCAGCGCGCGGAAACTTCGCCGGAAAAGCCATTCGCATGCCCCGTAGGGCGGTGCTGACCAAGACAGCGTCTGGCGCGTGGAATCTTGCAGAAACGCAATTCTCTTACGGTTCCGGCAGTGCGCTGGCACAGGGGCAGTTTGGCGGCGGAGATGCGCGCATTCGCCTCGCGCTGGACGACATGCCGCTGTCCTTGGTCGACATTGCCGTGGCCGATCTTGGATTGGGCGGAGACATTTCAGGAATCGTGGACTTCAGCGCTCCACGAGGGGGATTGCCAACCGGGGAGGCGCGGGTCCAAGTCGACAATCTAACCCGTTCCGGCGTTGTGCTGGCATCCCGTCCTGTCGATCTTGCCCTCGTCACCAAGCTTACGCCGTCCCGGCTGGAGGCACGCGCCGTCATCGATGATGCCGACAACCAGCGGGGGCGTTTGCAGGGGCGGATTACGAACTTGCGGCAATCAGGTGACCTGTTTACCCGATTGAATGCGGGCGACCTCTTTGCGCAATTGCGCTATTCCGGCCCAGCACAGGCGCTGTGGCGCTTGGCAGCCATCGATGCGTTCGACTTTACTGGCCCGGTCAGCCTTGCGGCAGACGTAACCGGAACGCTCGCCAATCCCCGCGTTCTCGGTTCCGTCGGGAGCGATGATTTGCGAGTCCAGAGCGTCCTTTCCGGAACCGATATCCGCGATGTCTCGGCCCGTGGCACGTTTGCCGGATCGCGCTTGCGCCTCACCCGCTTTGCCGGGACGGCGTCGAATGGCGGTTCGGTCAGCGGCAGTGGCGTGGTCGACCTCGCCAATCTCAGCGCGACACGCGGGCCGGAATTGGACCTGCGGATTGCAGCCAAGAATGCGCAATTGCTGGATGCATTGGGCATTGATGCGACGGTGACTGGTCCGTTGCGGATTGTGTCCAACGGTATTGGCGGCACGATCGCCGGTAAGCTGCAAATTGACCGCGCCAGTTGGAAGCTGGGCATCGCAGCGGACGATGTCAGCTTGCCCACGATTGCCACCCGCGAGATCAACGCACCCGCTGATGTCGCCCCTGCGCGCATTCGAGGAGCGCCGTGGCGCTATCTAATCAACGCAACGGCCGATAGCCGTGTGGATGTCGACGGGCTCGGCCTCGACAGCGAATGGGAGGCAAACATCCGATTGCGCGGTACCACCGACGATCCACGTATCGGCGGTGCCGCGAGGGTAGTGCGAGGGTTCTATAGCTTTGCCGGCACACGTTTCGAGTTGGTAAGGGGGCGAATTGCCTTCGACGAACGCGTTCCGATTGATCCGCAGATCGATATCATCGCGGAAAGCCAGCAGAATGGCGTCGATGTGAATGTCTCTGTGCAGGGCAGCGCGACCCAGCCGGAAATTGCCTTCAGTTCCACTCCGGCTTTGCCGGAAGAGGAAATCCTGGCGCGTCTGTTGTTTGGCGGATCGATCACGGATCTGTCGGCGACTGACGCCGTCCAACTGGGTGCGGCACTGGCTTCCCTGCGCGGTGGAGGCGGGCTTGATCCGATCAATCAGTTGCGCAGCGCCATTGGGCTGGATCGACTGCGCATCGTGGGTGCCGACCCGGCGCTGGGCCGAAGTGCGGGCGTGGCCCTGGGCAAGAATATTGGCCGCAGTTTCTATGTTGAACTGATTACCGATGGACGTGGATATAGCGCGACAGAGGTGGAATTCCGAGTGACCAGTTGGCTCTCGCTTCTGGCAGCCGTTTCAACGGCGGGGCGCGAAAGCGCGGTCGTCGAGATAAGCCGCGATTACTGA
- a CDS encoding NAD(P)-dependent oxidoreductase — translation MSEIRTIGFIGLGVMGAPMAAHLVRAGYAVTAYNRTASRAKAWKAALADEGHTASTAATPAQAASGKDLVLSCVGNDDDLAQVLFGAKGALAHMRDGSLLVDHTTVSADMSRRIDREATRLNIAAVDAPVSGGQAGAENGKLAVMCGGTTAAVEQARPVLEAFSARIVHVGDAGAGQTTKMANQMCIAGTLAGLSEAVRLSSASGLDMDKVLEAISGGAAQSWQMENRWATMASGDFDFGFAIDWMRKDLGYALGEAQRLGLSSPVTALVDQFYAEVQAMGGARQDTSALIRRLPEGNDTA, via the coding sequence ATGAGCGAAATCAGGACAATCGGCTTTATCGGTCTGGGCGTTATGGGCGCGCCGATGGCCGCCCATCTGGTGCGCGCCGGATATGCGGTCACCGCCTATAACCGGACAGCCTCCCGCGCCAAGGCATGGAAAGCGGCTTTGGCCGACGAAGGTCACACTGCTTCCACTGCCGCAACCCCGGCGCAGGCAGCTTCTGGCAAGGACCTGGTCCTCAGCTGCGTCGGAAATGACGATGATCTGGCCCAGGTCCTGTTCGGCGCGAAGGGCGCACTGGCGCATATGCGCGACGGATCGCTGCTGGTTGATCACACGACGGTATCTGCCGACATGTCGCGGCGTATCGATCGGGAAGCCACCAGATTGAACATTGCCGCCGTGGACGCGCCGGTATCAGGCGGACAGGCCGGTGCGGAAAACGGGAAGCTGGCGGTGATGTGCGGCGGCACGACCGCCGCTGTCGAACAGGCCCGGCCGGTGCTGGAGGCGTTCTCGGCCCGGATCGTCCATGTCGGGGATGCCGGTGCCGGCCAAACCACCAAAATGGCCAACCAGATGTGTATCGCAGGAACCCTCGCCGGATTGTCAGAGGCTGTCCGCCTGTCTTCCGCTTCCGGCCTGGACATGGACAAGGTGCTCGAAGCCATTTCGGGCGGAGCGGCGCAAAGCTGGCAGATGGAGAACCGCTGGGCCACCATGGCTTCTGGCGATTTCGATTTCGGTTTCGCCATCGACTGGATGCGCAAGGACTTGGGCTATGCATTGGGCGAAGCGCAGCGGCTGGGCCTGAGCAGTCCCGTAACCGCCCTGGTCGACCAGTTTTATGCCGAAGTGCAAGCCATGGGCGGCGCACGTCAGGACACCAGCGCATTGATCCGGCGGTTGCCGGAAGGGAACGACACAGCATGA
- a CDS encoding amidohydrolase, whose product MTFKSAFAAIVSVGVAMGLAAPASADVLVDNVDGIRVDEDGKIDRFTGLWIDDEGTIKQVLDRGDDRPKSTTFSVDGQGRVVIPGLIDAHLHVMGIGFGALTLDLSQTRSLAEAQQAVAEFAAANPGRPWIIGRGWNQELWGLGRFPTAAELDSVVGDRPVVLERVDGHATWANSLAIERAGVTAQTRDPSGGRIERVAGSRTPSGVFVDAASQLIYKVVPEPRPRERDLALQKAQDILLSMGITAAADMGTSLNDWQTFRRAGDSGRLKLRIMSYAAGVDAMETIAGSSPTPWLYDDRLRLNGVKIYLDGALGSRGAWLKQAYSDDAGNTGLPLLTPAQLRNLMSRAAMDNFQIATHAIGDAANAELLAAIAELGKTYGGDRRWRIEHAQIVAPSDLAKFGEYGIIASMQPVHQTSDRLMAEARLGSDRLDGAYAWSTIAATGSRLAFGSDAPVESPDPFAGWAVAFTREDAEGQPFGGWRPQERVSREAALAGFSADAAYAGFADGRFGKLVAGERADFVMLDRDPMLAAARDLRQAKVLETWIGGERVFSSGE is encoded by the coding sequence ATGACATTCAAATCAGCATTCGCAGCAATTGTATCCGTGGGCGTGGCCATGGGCCTCGCGGCGCCCGCATCGGCCGATGTTCTGGTCGACAATGTCGACGGCATCCGGGTTGACGAAGATGGCAAGATCGATCGCTTCACCGGATTGTGGATCGACGATGAAGGCACAATCAAACAAGTGCTCGATCGCGGCGATGATCGTCCCAAATCCACCACTTTCAGCGTCGACGGGCAGGGCCGCGTCGTCATTCCCGGCCTGATTGATGCGCATCTGCATGTAATGGGCATTGGTTTCGGCGCTCTCACCCTTGATCTGTCGCAAACCCGCTCACTGGCCGAGGCGCAGCAGGCTGTCGCAGAGTTTGCCGCAGCCAATCCGGGTCGTCCCTGGATCATCGGGCGCGGCTGGAACCAGGAACTGTGGGGCCTGGGCCGGTTCCCGACCGCAGCCGAGCTGGATAGCGTGGTCGGCGATCGCCCGGTCGTTCTGGAGCGGGTCGACGGCCATGCAACCTGGGCCAATTCACTGGCAATTGAACGCGCCGGTGTCACAGCACAAACCCGGGATCCTTCCGGTGGCCGGATCGAGCGGGTGGCAGGCTCGCGAACGCCCTCGGGCGTGTTTGTCGATGCGGCCAGCCAGCTGATCTACAAGGTCGTTCCCGAGCCGCGCCCCCGCGAGCGGGACCTCGCGCTGCAGAAGGCGCAGGATATCCTGCTGTCGATGGGCATTACCGCTGCCGCCGACATGGGCACCAGCCTTAACGACTGGCAAACTTTCCGCCGGGCCGGCGACTCCGGGCGGCTCAAACTGCGGATCATGTCCTACGCGGCGGGCGTCGATGCGATGGAAACAATCGCAGGCTCCTCCCCCACGCCGTGGCTGTATGATGATCGGCTGCGACTGAACGGGGTCAAGATCTATCTCGATGGCGCCTTGGGCTCACGCGGGGCATGGCTCAAGCAAGCCTATTCCGACGATGCCGGCAACACTGGCCTGCCCCTGCTCACCCCTGCCCAGCTGCGCAATCTGATGAGCCGCGCTGCAATGGACAATTTCCAGATTGCCACCCATGCGATTGGCGACGCTGCAAACGCAGAATTGCTGGCGGCGATTGCCGAGCTGGGCAAGACTTATGGCGGAGATCGCAGGTGGCGGATCGAGCATGCGCAGATCGTGGCCCCCTCAGACCTCGCCAAATTCGGTGAATACGGGATCATCGCCTCGATGCAGCCGGTTCACCAGACGTCCGATCGCCTGATGGCCGAAGCGCGCTTGGGTTCGGACCGTCTCGACGGGGCCTATGCCTGGTCGACCATTGCCGCGACGGGGTCGCGCCTTGCCTTCGGTTCCGACGCGCCGGTCGAATCGCCCGATCCGTTTGCCGGCTGGGCTGTCGCTTTCACGCGCGAGGATGCCGAGGGCCAGCCTTTCGGCGGATGGCGGCCGCAGGAACGCGTATCGCGCGAGGCGGCTTTGGCCGGGTTTAGCGCAGATGCCGCCTATGCCGGGTTCGCCGATGGCCGGTTCGGCAAACTGGTGGCGGGCGAGCGCGCAGACTTCGTGATGCTCGACCGCGATCCGATGCTGGCGGCGGCGCGCGATCTGCGCCAGGCGAAGGTTCTGGAAACCTGGATCGGCGGTGAAAGGGTGTTTTCTTCAGGGGAGTAG
- a CDS encoding threonine ammonia-lyase — translation MDAKDPTETGNDTALLTIDDVRAAAERIKGAVVRTPTMHSITLSRITGAEIFLKFENLQFTAAYKERGALNALLQLSDEQRERGVIAASAGNHSQGLSYHGTRLGVPVTIVMPRTTPSVKVMQTESVGGNVVLEGETFDDAYAHARALEEELGLTFVHPFDDPHVAAGAGTVALEMFEDAPDLDCIVTPIGGGGLMSGMSTVATALYPDMKVVGVQAELYPSMYAQINGLDKDCGGDTLAEGIAVKAPGKFTSKVIARNVDEILLVNEPKLENAVSLLLQIEKTVVEGAGAAGLAAILANPEKFKDRRIGLVLCGGNIDSRLLANVLLRDLARAGRLARLRITLKDRPGALFNVMREFDAHNVNIIEIYHQRIFTNLPAKGLITDIECEARDAGQLESLVTSLRQKGWEVKPVELDK, via the coding sequence ATGGACGCAAAAGACCCTACGGAAACCGGCAACGATACTGCGCTGCTGACGATTGACGATGTTCGCGCCGCTGCGGAACGGATCAAGGGTGCGGTTGTGCGCACGCCGACGATGCATTCGATCACATTGTCACGGATTACCGGGGCAGAAATTTTCCTCAAATTCGAAAACCTGCAGTTTACCGCCGCATACAAGGAGCGCGGTGCCCTTAACGCACTGCTGCAGCTGAGCGACGAACAGCGCGAGCGCGGCGTTATCGCGGCATCGGCAGGTAACCACAGCCAAGGGCTATCCTATCATGGCACCCGCTTGGGCGTGCCCGTTACCATCGTGATGCCCCGCACGACGCCCTCCGTCAAAGTGATGCAGACAGAGAGTGTCGGCGGAAATGTCGTGCTGGAGGGCGAGACCTTCGACGATGCCTACGCCCATGCGCGCGCACTGGAAGAAGAGCTAGGCCTGACTTTCGTGCACCCGTTCGACGACCCGCATGTGGCCGCCGGGGCGGGGACTGTAGCGCTCGAGATGTTTGAAGACGCCCCGGACCTGGACTGCATCGTCACGCCAATTGGCGGGGGCGGGTTGATGTCGGGCATGTCGACCGTCGCCACGGCGCTCTATCCGGATATGAAAGTGGTCGGTGTGCAGGCCGAGCTTTATCCTTCGATGTACGCGCAGATTAACGGTCTCGACAAGGATTGCGGCGGCGACACGCTGGCGGAAGGGATTGCGGTCAAGGCGCCCGGCAAATTCACCTCCAAAGTGATCGCCAGGAATGTTGACGAGATACTGTTGGTCAACGAGCCGAAGCTTGAGAACGCGGTTTCGCTTCTGCTCCAGATCGAAAAAACCGTGGTCGAAGGAGCAGGCGCTGCTGGTCTGGCAGCAATCCTGGCCAATCCCGAGAAATTCAAGGACCGCCGGATCGGGCTGGTCCTGTGCGGCGGAAATATCGATTCTCGCCTGCTCGCTAATGTCCTTCTGCGCGATCTGGCACGGGCAGGGCGCTTGGCCCGTTTGCGGATCACGTTGAAGGATCGCCCTGGCGCGTTGTTCAATGTCATGCGTGAATTCGACGCGCACAATGTCAACATCATCGAGATCTATCACCAGCGGATTTTCACCAATCTACCGGCCAAGGGGCTGATCACCGATATCGAGTGCGAGGCGCGTGATGCGGGTCAGCTGGAATCGCTGGTCACCTCGCTGCGGCAAAAGGGTTGGGAAGTTAAGCCGGTCGAGCTGGACAAGTAG